Genomic segment of uncultured Desulfobacter sp.:
AAAAGAGCCTGACAATGTCCAGGACTGGGCCGACAAAGGAATTAACATCTCCCGTGGCTGCAGCAATGACTGCCGGTACTGCTACGCCAGGGAAGAATCCGTCCGCCGTCATGGCAACACAGTTAAAAACTAGCCGAAAGAAAAACTCAATCCCAAAATAATCAACAAAGGCTGGCGAGTAAGCAGTAAGCGGTTGATGTTCCCTTCGACACACGACATCACCCCAGGCACCTATGATGCCTGTGAGACTGTTTTGAAAAAACTTCTCAAGGCGGGTGACGAGCTTCAAATACTGTAACGGTGTTGAGGCTTGCCCCACCAAACAAGAAGCATATATTTTCAATGTGATTTAAGTGAGTTAAACGAAAGTGCCATCAAAAACGAAGTTACAAAATAATGTAACGGTACACTAAAAAATCAAAAATGATCTGTGGTTTCAAAATTTTAAAGGTAGAACAAGCATCAAGCGGCATCCTTAATATAAGAAAGAGACACCACCAGGCCATCCTCGGCGTAACCAAAGGTGGCCTGTTCGTACAGATAAATTGTGATAAGGATTACTGGGGAGGGAGATCGGATATAAATTCCAGAGCAAGGTTGATATCAACAAAGTTGTGATTCAACTCCTTTGCCCTGTCCTGGCAGTCTGTACATATTTCTTTAAATTTTCTCATGTCGCCTTTGACGGCCATATAAATTTGTTCAACGGCTTCCTGCTGGATATCTTTGTATTTTTCGATGAAGTCTTCGACCTCTATGGGGTATAAAATCAGAGTTTTGAGCCGGCTGAGTATATCGGGATGATTCCGGCTCAGATGGGTTCTGACCTTTGGGAGCCCTGCAAATACGATGGGAACACCGGCATCAATAATTCGTTTGAGATATGGCC
This window contains:
- a CDS encoding ATP-binding protein, translating into MKEDFISDKRRVSYLSATYNRIYRGQSVLIEGDFGAGKTRFLKLLRPKKLHAVWVESLFNIHETLASILKELNYEATATYRRTPQYLKTICNLSNCFIIIDEANDLDSRVWPYLKRIIDAGVPIVFAGLPKVRTHLSRNHPDILSRLKTLILYPIEVEDFIEKYKDIQQEAVEQIYMAVKGDMRKFKEICTDCQDRAKELNHNFVDINLALEFISDLPPQ